DNA from Coriobacteriaceae bacterium:
TTGGGGGATTATCGAGGAGCGTCGTGGCGAGGTTCGCTGCCGTGCCTATGGCTGCATCGAGACCAGTGCCGGAAGTCCGCTCGCGGTGCGCCTGTCGCATATCGCCCGCGACCTCAAGGGTGTCGTGGAGCGCTACCGCCCCGATACCGCTGCTATCGAGAGCATCTACTTTGGAGCTAACGTTCGCTCGGCCATCCCCACGGCGCATGCCCGCGGCGCTGCGCTTGTGGCGCTGTCGGAGTGCGCGCTCGAGATCGGCGAATACACGCCCATGCAGATCAAGCAGGCCGTGGTGGGCACCGGTGCCGCAGATAAACGGCAGGTTGCCTACATGGTGCGCACGCTCACGCAGCTCGATCACGACCCGCACCCAGACCATGCCGCCGATGCCCTGGCCTGCGCCATCTGTCACGTTAACCTCAGCCGCACCCGGGCGCTTACCGGCGGCGAGTTCTATCAACAGAGAGGAACCGGATACTGATGATCTCCCAGCTCCATGGAACGCTTGTCGAGGCTACGATGAGCTCGGCCGTCGTCGATGTATCGGGCGTAGGCTTTGAGCTTGGCATATCTGGCAGCACTGCTGCCACGTTGTCTGCTCCCGGCGGCGAGGTTCGCCTCTATACCCGCATGCAGGTGCGCGAAGACGCCATGACGCTCTTTGGCTTTGCCTCCAAGGACGAGCGTACGATGTTTGACCGGCTCGTGTCCGTCTCGGGCGTCGGTCCGCGCCTGGCGCTTGCCGTGCTCTCTACCTATACCGTGGGACAGTTGTATTCCCTGGTTATGGCCGAGGACGACAAGGGCATGGCCAAGGTACCCGGTGTAGGCAAAAAGACCGCCCAGCGCCTGATCCTGGAACTCAAGAGCACCTTTGCCAAGGATAAGGGCTTTGTGCCGGTCGACGTGATTCCCGGCCAGGTTGCGATGCCTGTGCCCGCCGCCGCTCCCTCGGCGATCGATGACGCCCGTGCGGCGCTCCTCTCCATGGGCTTTAGCCCGCAGGAGACCGAGGTTGCCCTGAGCGGGTATGATGGGCAGGATATGCGTGTCGAGGATCTGCTCGGCGCGGCGCTTAAGCGACTCGGAATGGATGCGTGATGTGGGAAGCCGATGACTCTCAGGACCTGTGGGCGACGCCCGGCAACTCGCCGGCGGCATCCATGGCGCACGGTGAGCGCATGGTGGGCTCGGAGTTAACACCCGAGGACCTCGATGTCGACCGTACCCTGCGTCCCCAGCGCCTGGACGACTACTGCGGTCAGGAGCATATCAAGCAGAGCCTTCGCGTGCTGATCGAGGCGGCGCAGGGCCGTGGCGAGACGCTCGACCACGTGATCTTCTCGGGCCCTCCGGGTCTGGGCAAGACCACGCTGGCCACCGTTATCGCCAACGAGCTGGGCGCTCAGATCAAGACCACGAGCGGCCCTGCCATCGCACGTACCGGTGACCTGGCGGCCATCCTTACCAACCTACAGCCGGGTGACGTGCTGTTTATCGACGAGATCCACCGACTTAACCGTTCGGTCGAGGAGGTCCTCTATCCCGCGATGGAGGACTTTGCGCTCGATATCGTGATCGGTAAAGGTCCGGCCGCTCGTTCGATTCGCCTGGATATCCCTAAGTTTACGCTGGTGGCGGCAACGACCCGCTCGGGTATGCTGACCGGCCCGCTGCGCGACCGCTTTGGTATTTCGTATCGCCTGGATTACTACACCGTTGAGGAGCTCGCCCAGATCGTGACGCGCTCGGCGACCATCCTGGGCGTGACGATCGACCATCCCAGCGCGCTCGAGATCGGGTCGCGCTCGCGTGGCACGCCGCGCTTGGCCAACCGTCTGCTCAAGCGTGTGCGCGACTATGCGCAGGTGCGCGGCAACGGTCCTATTGAGCTTGATATTTGCCGTCAGGCGCTCGAGTTCTTCGAGATTGATGAGCTGGGCCTGGACTGGATGGACATTCGTATTTTGGAGACGCTTGCCAAGACGTTCTCCGGCCGTGCCGTGGGTCTGACGACCCTTGCCAGCGCGGTGGGCGAGGACCCGGGTACGCTCGAGGATGTTTATGAGCCCTATTTGCTGCAACGCGGGTTGATGATTCGTACGCCGCAGGGCCGTCAGGCAACCCTTCGCACCTTTGAGCACCTGGGGATTGAACCTACCGTTTAGGGCGCTTTGTTTTGGCGGGCTGTTGGGCTATCGCTGGGCATCGGGTAAACATATCGCCGTTCATCGGTTATGGGCGTTTTACTATTGCGCGCCCGTGCTATGCTGAATTGGTCTTTTTCTCATTCGGTAACGAAAGGACCGCCCATGCCTACTGACATCGAAATCGCACGTTCTGTCACGCCGCTGCCTATTACCGAGGTGGCCAAGAACGCCGGCGTCGACGTTAAGCACCTTATTCCGTACGGCTTCGACAAGGCTAAGGTCGACTATTCACTGCTCAACGAGCCGACTGATCACCAGGCCAAGCTCGTTCTCGTGACCGCTATCAACCCAACGCCTGCGGGCGAGGGCAAGACCACCACGACCATCGGTCTGGCCGATGGCCTGCGTCGCCGCGGCGTCAAGAGTGCCGTGGCCCTGCGCGAGCCTTCGCTCGGCCCTGTCTTTGGCGTTAAGGGCGGTGCTGCCGGTGGCGGCTGGGCTCAGGTGATCCCCATGGAGGATATCAACCTGCACTTTACCGGCGACTTCCACGCTATCGGTGCTGCCAACAACCTGCTGGCCGCCATGCTTGATAACCACATCCAGCAGGGCAATCAGCTCGGTATTGACGTTAAGCGCATCACCTGGAAGCGCGTCGTCGACATGAACGACCGTCAGCTGCGCCATGTTATCGATGGCATTGGTGGTAAGGCCCAGGGCGTGCCGCGCGAGGACGGCTTCGACATCACCGTCGCCTCCGAGGTCATGGCAATCCTGTGCCTGTCTACGAGCATCAACGACCTCAAGGAACGCTTGGGTGAGATTGTCGTCGGCTATAGCTTTGCCGGCGAGCCCGTCCGTGCCCGCGACCTCAAGGCCCAGGGTGCCATGGCCGCGTTGCTTAAGGACGCGCTCAAGCCCAACCTGGTGCAAACGCTCGAGGGCACGCCCGCGTTTGTCCACGGCGGTCCCTTCGCCAACATTGCCCACGGCTGCAACTCTATCATGGCCACGCGTATGGCGATGCGCTTTGGCGATGTCGCTATTACCGAGGCCGGCTTCGGTGCCGATCTGGGTGCCGAGAAGTTCCTCGACATCAAGTGCCGCATGACGGGCGTTCGCCCCAGCGCTGTCGTGATCGTCGCGACCGCTCGTGCGCTGAAGTACAACGGTGGCGTCGCCAAGGCCGACCTCAACGAGGAGAATCTCGAGGCACTCAAGGCTGGCATGCCCAACCTGCTGCGTCACGTCGACAACATCCAGAACGTTTATGGTCTGCCCTGCGTGGTCGCCATCAACCGATTCCCGACGGACACCGAGGCCGAGCTTGCGCTCATCGAGTCCGAGTGCCAGAAGCTCGGCGTCAACGTTAAGCTATCAGAGGTCTGGGCCAAGGGCGGCGAGGGCGCGCTCGAGCTGGCCGATGAGGTTATGCGTCTGATTGAGCAGCCGAGTGAGCTCAAGTTTGCCTATGAGGACGGCGCCGATGTGGCCGACGCTCTCGAGGCCATTGCCACCAAGGTCTACCGCGCCGACGGCGTTGACTTTACGCCGGCCGCCAAGCGCCAGCTCGCCGAGCTGCGCGAGAACGGCTTTGGCAACCTGCCGGTGTGCGTCGCCAAGACGCAGTACAGCTTTAGCGACAACGCCAAGGCCCTGGGCGCTCCCGAGAACTTCCGCATCACCGTGCGTGAGCTCAAGGTTTCTGCCGGCGCCCACTTTGTGGTCGCGCTGACCGGCAGTGTTCTGACCATGCCGGGTCTGCCCAAGGTGCCCGCGGCCGAAAACATCGACGTCGACAACGACGGCAACATCACCGGCCTGTTCTAAGCCTGCTGTCCATAGCTGCTAGCCCGCCCCGCCGCGCCCACAAGGCACGGCGGGGCTTTTTGATCCTTAGGCCCGCGCATGTCTTGTAGATACCGACGGACTCTGCCCGTCATAGGCTTTTGCGCGGGTAGAATGCATGGATAGCTTGAGGCTCACGCGCGACGGAAAGGAATCGTTGCATGGATCAGGACAAGACAACCGTGATGGGCGGCTACGGTTCCGCGCAGGTTGGCGATAGCGCCGATGCGACCCGCGTTGTTCCCAACCCCGGTTATACCGACCCCGCCGCGACGCAGCCTTCTGCCGAGCCCACCCGGGTTATGGGCTATGGCGACACGGCGCAGGATTCTTACGCTGCATCTTCGCAAGGCCCCTATGGCAACGCAGCCCCGGATCCGTTTGATTACGCGCCGCAGGATTCTTATGCTGCCTCGACGCCGAATCCCTATGATGACCTGCCGCAGAATCCCATTCCGCAGCCTCAGCAGACGACGTATATGCCTCGCACGGCGCAGCCTCGCTACGAGTCGCGCGAGCCGTATCGCGAGTACCCCAAGTCGATTCCGCAATATGGCGAGGACGAGGAGAAGAAGCCGTCGCGTTCGTCGAGCGTGATCAAGAAGATCCTCATCGTGCTGGCAATCTTCTTTGCGCTGTCGGTTGTGTTTGCCATCGTGTCGGGCATGCTCAACAAGCGAGGGAGTTCAACGGCCGATACCACTGCCGAGCAAACCGAGTCCGCCTCGTCTAGCACCGTCGATCTGAGTGATATCCCGGGGCAGTACTGGTCCAACGCCAAGAAGATCCTCAAGTCGCGCGGCGCCGATCTTTCGAATGCCGTGGTCCTGACTGATGATGGCTCAACGCCCGTCGTCGATGCCAACTGGGTCGTTACTTCTGCCTACTATAACGACAACGGCAACCTCGAAATTCAACTCACGCACAAGAACAGCTCGGGCAACTCGTCCGACGGCCAAAGCGGTACCGACAGTTCGAGCTCCAATACGCTGGAGGACTTGAGCAACAAGGCACAGGAGTTGGGAGACAAGGCGCAAGAGCTGGGCGACACGGCACAAAACCTGGGCGATACCGCGCAGAACTTGGGCGGCATGGCGACGGATGCCTGGAACGCCCTGCAAAACGGCATCTCGGGCGCGCAGGGAAACTAGCGGACGAGCGGAGCGGGGCTACAGCTGCTCGGCCGGACGCTCGGGCGAGCTAAAGCCCGAATCAAACGTGACGACGCATGAGACGTCGGGCCGGCGCTCGTGCACGATGCGCGTGACGAGCTCCAGCAGCTCCTCGTCGGATATGTCAAAGCCGTCGGGACGCACCAGGTCAAACGAAACGAACCCGTCGTGCTCGTGCAGGTCGTGGATGGAGAGCGCGGGATCGATCTGCATGACGCCGCGCT
Protein-coding regions in this window:
- the ruvB gene encoding Holliday junction branch migration DNA helicase RuvB, with translation MWEADDSQDLWATPGNSPAASMAHGERMVGSELTPEDLDVDRTLRPQRLDDYCGQEHIKQSLRVLIEAAQGRGETLDHVIFSGPPGLGKTTLATVIANELGAQIKTTSGPAIARTGDLAAILTNLQPGDVLFIDEIHRLNRSVEEVLYPAMEDFALDIVIGKGPAARSIRLDIPKFTLVAATTRSGMLTGPLRDRFGISYRLDYYTVEELAQIVTRSATILGVTIDHPSALEIGSRSRGTPRLANRLLKRVRDYAQVRGNGPIELDICRQALEFFEIDELGLDWMDIRILETLAKTFSGRAVGLTTLASAVGEDPGTLEDVYEPYLLQRGLMIRTPQGRQATLRTFEHLGIEPTV
- the ruvC gene encoding crossover junction endodeoxyribonuclease RuvC; this encodes MVILGIDPGLAHTGWGIIEERRGEVRCRAYGCIETSAGSPLAVRLSHIARDLKGVVERYRPDTAAIESIYFGANVRSAIPTAHARGAALVALSECALEIGEYTPMQIKQAVVGTGAADKRQVAYMVRTLTQLDHDPHPDHAADALACAICHVNLSRTRALTGGEFYQQRGTGY
- a CDS encoding formate--tetrahydrofolate ligase, producing MPTDIEIARSVTPLPITEVAKNAGVDVKHLIPYGFDKAKVDYSLLNEPTDHQAKLVLVTAINPTPAGEGKTTTTIGLADGLRRRGVKSAVALREPSLGPVFGVKGGAAGGGWAQVIPMEDINLHFTGDFHAIGAANNLLAAMLDNHIQQGNQLGIDVKRITWKRVVDMNDRQLRHVIDGIGGKAQGVPREDGFDITVASEVMAILCLSTSINDLKERLGEIVVGYSFAGEPVRARDLKAQGAMAALLKDALKPNLVQTLEGTPAFVHGGPFANIAHGCNSIMATRMAMRFGDVAITEAGFGADLGAEKFLDIKCRMTGVRPSAVVIVATARALKYNGGVAKADLNEENLEALKAGMPNLLRHVDNIQNVYGLPCVVAINRFPTDTEAELALIESECQKLGVNVKLSEVWAKGGEGALELADEVMRLIEQPSELKFAYEDGADVADALEAIATKVYRADGVDFTPAAKRQLAELRENGFGNLPVCVAKTQYSFSDNAKALGAPENFRITVRELKVSAGAHFVVALTGSVLTMPGLPKVPAAENIDVDNDGNITGLF
- the ruvA gene encoding Holliday junction branch migration protein RuvA; protein product: MISQLHGTLVEATMSSAVVDVSGVGFELGISGSTAATLSAPGGEVRLYTRMQVREDAMTLFGFASKDERTMFDRLVSVSGVGPRLALAVLSTYTVGQLYSLVMAEDDKGMAKVPGVGKKTAQRLILELKSTFAKDKGFVPVDVIPGQVAMPVPAAAPSAIDDARAALLSMGFSPQETEVALSGYDGQDMRVEDLLGAALKRLGMDA